TAAAGTGCGTGAAGTGCGAGATAGACGCAGTCGCTGGGCGTTGCGTCGTCAAGTTTAAAAAAGCCATCATCGAGTTTTATAAACCTAAGCGGCCTTGTGAGCGTCAAAGAGTGAGCGCAGGCTGATTTTTCAGAGCTTGGAGCCACGATCGTGACATTTACGCCATCTAGCTCGTTTAAAGCTTCTTTTAAGGCAAACAGACCAGCCGCCTCAAATCCATCGTCATTTGTTATCAAAATTTCTTTCAAATTTTATCCTTTAAAGGGTTGGATTTTATCACAGCTTTCTTAAAATTTTAAAGAATTTTTGCGTATAATGCCCCCAAAAAAAGACCTGATGAAAGTGTGTAAATGAAAATTTTAGTCTCCGCTCTTGAGCCATCGGCAAATTTGCATTTAAAAGAAATTTTGAAAAATTTCGAGGGCGAATTTGAGCTAATGGGAATTTTTAGCGAAGAGCTTGGCACGCCATATATGAAAAGCAGCGAGTTTTCAGCGATGGGCTTTGTCGAGGTTTTGCCACTCATTTTTAAGGCAAAAAAGGCGATGAAAGTGATGAGCCAGATGGCAAAAGAGGCTGATGCAGTGCTGCTAATAGATAGTCCAGCCTTTAATCTGCCGCTTGCAAAGGCGATAAAAGAAGCTGGCGTAAAAGCGGCCGTGACATACTATATATTGCCTCAAGTTTGGGCGTGGAAGCCAAAAAGAGTGAGCGTTGTGGAGAGATACTGTGACAACCTTGCTTCGATTTTGCCATTTGATGCGAAATTTTATAGCCGCTCGACCTACGTGGGCCATCCTTTGATGGATGAGATAAAACTTAAAAAAACCAGCCTAAGTAGCAGTGGTAAAGTGGCGTTTTTGCCAGGATCAAGAAGGTCAGAGATTTCTAGGCTTATGCCAGTTTATAGAGAGCTTGCTAAAAAGATAGAAGCAAAAAGGCTGCTTGTCGTGCCGCCATTTTTGCTTGATAAAGTGGGCGAAATTTATGGCGATGTGAGCGATTTTGAGGTCGTCTCAAACACGCCTGAAGCCTTGTATGAGAGCGACTTTGCCTTTGTTTGCTCTGGCACTGCTACGCTTGAAGCAGCGCTCATTGGCACGCCATTTGTGCTAGCATATAAGGCAAAAGCGATAGATGTTTTCATCGCTAGAAAATTTGTAAAGATCAAGCACGCGGGACTTGCAAATATAATGTTTGACTTCATGGGCAAAGAGCCGCTTCATGAGGAGTTTA
Above is a window of Campylobacter concisus DNA encoding:
- the lpxB gene encoding lipid-A-disaccharide synthase produces the protein MKILVSALEPSANLHLKEILKNFEGEFELMGIFSEELGTPYMKSSEFSAMGFVEVLPLIFKAKKAMKVMSQMAKEADAVLLIDSPAFNLPLAKAIKEAGVKAAVTYYILPQVWAWKPKRVSVVERYCDNLASILPFDAKFYSRSTYVGHPLMDEIKLKKTSLSSSGKVAFLPGSRRSEISRLMPVYRELAKKIEAKRLLVVPPFLLDKVGEIYGDVSDFEVVSNTPEALYESDFAFVCSGTATLEAALIGTPFVLAYKAKAIDVFIARKFVKIKHAGLANIMFDFMGKEPLHEEFIQEFATAENLLRAYKSCDRQKFLKGCDELRAYLGHGSSKNVVKILKNME